The following are encoded in a window of Rosa chinensis cultivar Old Blush chromosome 4, RchiOBHm-V2, whole genome shotgun sequence genomic DNA:
- the LOC112197724 gene encoding rhamnogalacturonan I rhamnosyltransferase 1: MEVRSEGVHVRCDKLPSPRIASSPVIQSPKLPSPAIPSPAIARTRLQVWFIRLCSSLFVWTCLVQLVAVGEFWSPHLFSNLTNRISQITQVPAQGVLSPPPLPPARNYTSNGFLRVSCNGGLNQMRAAICDMVTVARLLNLTLVVPELDKTSFWADPSNFEDIFDLRHFIDSLRDEVRIVRRLPKNFSRKYGYKPLEMPPVSWSNEKYYLEQILPLVSKHKVLHFNRTDTRLANNWIPLDLQKLRCRVNFQALKFTPKIESLGYKLVRMLQEKGPFVTLHLRYEMDMLAFSGCTHGCTAEEAEELKRLRYAYPWWREKEIVSEEKRSQGLCPLTPEESALILQALGISKDTQIYIAAGEIYGRDRRLAPLRASFPRIVKKETLLAPEELQQFQNHSSQMAALDFMVAVASNTFVPTYDGNMAKLVEGHRRYLGFKKSILLDRKKLVELLDMHLNGTLSWNGFALAVRSVHERRMGQPTPRTVIPEKPKEEDYFYANPQECLCMGTNCDDLLSRGNLSKPR, from the exons ATGGAGGTTAGATCTGAGGGTGTCCATGTCCGCTGCGATAAGCTTCCGTCGCCTAGGATTGCGTCGTCGCCGGTGATTCAGTCGCCCAAGCTTCCGTCGCCGGCGATTCCGTCGCCTGCGATTGCGAGGACGCGCCTGCAGGTGTGGTTCATACGGTTGTGCTCAAGCTTGTTTGTTTGGACTTGTTTGGTTCAGTTGGTGGCGGTTGGGGAGTTTTGGAGTCCGCATTTGTTCTCCAACTTAACCAATCGGATATCCCAAATTACGCAGGTTCCCGCTCAGGGGGTTCTTTCTCCGCCGCCTCTTCCTCCTGCAA GAAATTATACAAGTAATGGGTTTCTTAGAGTTTCATGCAACGGGGGCTTGAATCAAATGCGTGCTGCG ATTTGTGACATGGTGACTGTTGCTCGGCTTTTAAATCTCACTTTGGTTGTTCCAGAGCTTGATAAGACATCTTTCTGGGCCGATCCCAG TAATTTTGAGGATATATTTGATTTAAGACATTTCATTGATTCACTGAGAGACGAAGTCCGAATTGTCAGAAGACTGCCAAAAAACTTTAGTAGGAAATATGGGTATAAACCACTCGAGATGCCTCCTGTTAGTTGGTCAAATGAAAAATACTATCTCGAACAG ATTCTGCCACTTGTTAGCAAGCATAAGGTGTTGCACTTTAACAGAACAGATACACGCTTGGCAAACAATTGGATACCTCTTGATCTTCAGAAACTCAGGTGTCGCGTCAATTTCCAGGCGCTGAAGTTCACTCCAAAGATTGAGTCTTTGGGTTACAAATTGGTTCGTATGCTTCAAGAAAAGGGACCTTTCGTGACTTTGCATCTAAGGTATGAGATGGACATGCTGGCTTTCTCAGGTTGTACTCATGGCTGCACAGCTGAAGAAGCCGAGGAGCTCAAACGGTTAAG GTATGCATATCCTtggtggagagagaaagagatagtGTCTGAAGAGAAGAGGTCTCAAGGGCTGTGTCCTCTGACACCAGAGGAAAGTGCATTAATTTTGCAAGCATTGGGTATTAGCAAAGACACACAGATCTATATTGCAGCTGGTGAGATTTATGGCAGGGACAGGAGACTTGCACCGCTAAGAGCTTCGTTTCCCCGAATT GTTAAGAAGGAAACTCTTCTCGCACCAGAGGAATTGCAACAATTTCAGAATCATTCATCTCAAATGGCTGCTTTGGATTTTATGGTTGCGGTAGCCAGTAATACTTTTGTCCCTACCTATGATGGAAACATGGCAAAGCTTGTTGAAGGTCACCGTAG GTATCTTGGTTTTAAAAAAAGCATCTTGCTAGATCGGAAAAAACTTGTCGAGTTGTTAGACATGCATTTAAATGGGACTCTTTCGTGGAATGGGTTTGCACTTGCTGTAAGATCCGTTCATGAGAGAAGAATGGGACAGCCAACTCCGCGAACAGTTATCCCAGAGAAGCCAAAGGAGGAGGACTATTTTTATGCAAATCCTCAGGAGTGCCTCTGCATGGGAACGAATTGTGATGACTTGCTTAGCCGTGGTAACTTAAGTAAACCTAGGTGA
- the LOC112197725 gene encoding ribulose-1,5 bisphosphate carboxylase/oxygenase large subunit N-methyltransferase, chloroplastic, producing the protein MEVTLFALSSSSSTFLSSPLKPKLKNLSSLTKRPTLHLSNKALPFRVTSLSVPQCDTSLPPAVQTFWQWLRDEGVVSAKTLAKPALVPEGMGLVAHRDIARNEVVLEVPKRLWINPDAVSASEIGNVCSGLKPWVSVALFLLREKSRDDSKWRLYFDILPESTNSTVFWSEEELDELQGTQLLSTTIGVKEYVQSEFQKVEQEIILPNKKFFPSPITLDDFFWAFGILRSRAFSRLRGQSLVLIPFADFINHSSSVTTEEHAWEIKGAAGLFSWDYLFTIRSPLSVKAGEQVYIQYDINKSNAELALDYGFIESKANRNAFTLTLQISESDPFYGDKLDIAESNGMGETADFDIFLDCSLPAQMIPYLRLVALGGTDAFLLESIFRNSVWGFLDLPVSHANEELICRVVRDACKSALSAYPTTLEEDEKLLESKLDPRLEIAVGIRAGEKKVLQHIDGIFKERELELDILEYYQERRLKDLGLSGELGDIIFWEK; encoded by the exons ATGGAAGTCACTCTGTTCGCTctatcttcctcctcctccactttcctctcctctcctctcaaACCAAAACTCAAAAACCTCTCCTCCCTAACAAAACGACCAACCCTTCATCTCAGCAACAAAGCTCTTCCCTTTCGCGTCACCTCACTCTCTGTCCCCCAATGCGACACGTCACTCCCTCCGGCGGTTCAGACCTTCTGGCAGTGGCTCCGGGACGAAGGCGTGGTCTCCGCCAAGACACTTGCAAAACCAGCTTTGGTCCCCGAAGGGATGGGACTCGTGGCTCACAGAGACATTGCGAGAAACGAGGTTGTTTTGGAGGTCCCAAAGAGGCTGTGGATAAACCCGGATGCTGTGTCAGCCTCGGAGATTGGAAATGTGTGCAGTGGTTTGAAGCCTTGGGTGTCTGTGGCTCTGTTTTTGCTCAGAGAGAAGTCTAGGGACGACTCGAAGTGGAGGCTTTACTTTGATATTCTTCCGGAGAGTACTAACTCGACTGTGTTCTG GTCAGAAGAGGAGCTTGATGAGCTTCAAG GAACTCAACTTTTGAGCACAACAATTGGTGTGAAAGAGTATGTGCAGAGTGAGTTTCAGAAAGTGGAACAAGAAATCATCCTACCTAACAAGAAGTTTTTCCCTTCTCCAATCACATTGGATGACTTCTTTTGGGCATTTGGTATCCTGAGATCTCGGGCATTCTCGCGCCTCCGTGGTCAAAGTCTTGTTTTGATCCCATTCGCGGACTTT ATAAACCACAGTTCCAGCGTAACCACAGAAGAGCATGCATGGGAGATCAAAGGAGCAGCAGGTCTTTTCTCTTGGGATTATCTGTTCACTATAAGAAGCCCACTTTCTGTCAAGGCTGGAGAGCAG GTTTACATCCAGTACGATATAAACAAGAGCAATGCTGAGTTAGCTTTGGACTATGGATTCATAGAGTCAAAGGCAAATCGAAATGCGTTTACCTTAACACTGCAGATATCAGAGTCAGACCCATTTTATGGGGACAAGCTGGACATTGCTGAGTCAAATGGTATGGGTGAGACTGCAGACTTCGACATATTTTTGGACTGTTCACTGCCAGCACAAATGATTCCATATCTGCGGCTGGTAGCTCTTGGAGGAACCGATGCTTTCCTCTTGGAATCTATATTCAGGAACTCTGTCTGGGGCTTTCTTGACCTGCCTGTAAGCCATGCCAATGAGGAGCTCATATGCAGAGTAGTCAGAGATGCCTGCAAATCTGCTCTTTCTGCCTATCCCACCACCCTTGAAGAG GATGAAAAGCTACTAGAATCAAAACTGGATCCAAGGCTGGAGATTGCAGTTGGAATCAGAGCAGGGGAGAAGAAGGTGCTGCAACATATCGATGGTATCTTCAAGGAGAGAGAATTAGAACTAGACATATTGGAGTACTACCAAGAAAGAAGGCTCAAGGATCTTGGACTCTCCGGGGAGCTAGGAGACATCATCTTCTGGGAGAAGTAG